DNA from Triticum aestivum cultivar Chinese Spring chromosome 7D, IWGSC CS RefSeq v2.1, whole genome shotgun sequence:
CAATGGCGGCGATCGCCACCCATGTGCACCATCCACCGGCAGCCCTCTCACGCTGCGGACCGCCGTCCAACCCCTTCCTCCGCTTCGCCCCCTCGCCGTCGATCCTCCTCCGGTCCCGCGCAGCGGCGACGCCTCCGCTGGCTCCCATCGGCGCGCGCAGCAACAACGACGACCCCATCTCCTACCCAGAGCCCCGTAAAACCTCGCTCGGTCTCTCCCCCCTGCTCGTCGCCGTGGCAGCGGCGGCGACCCCGCAGGCCGCGCTGGCCCTGTCCGGCGGCTCCTGCGGCGGGTGTGACGACTCCTCCagttcgtcgtcctcctcctcttcctcttcctcgtcctcgtcctGCGATGACTCCACTACCGACTCCATAGATTGGTCATCCACGTCCTTCTCCTCTAAgccgaagaagaaggagggggccgaGGCGACTCACGAGTCAGTCGGCACTCCGGCGGCTCCTCCGTTTGGCTTGAGCTCTGACCAGTGGTTCTGGGGCACCTTCGCCTTGGGATCCGCCGGCGTCGTTGCCTTATTCGTCGCCCTGCAGAAACTGCTGGGCGAGAAGACCGCCGTTGTTAAGCTCCAGGTTCGATCTCTCCTGATTTCGTGATCCAAATGCAGTTCAGCTAAGGACCTTAGTTCCTTGATCACTGATTACTTACCGCTACATATATGTAATTACATATTTCATTGGAATTGCTCGTGATTCAGGTTGCGCTGCGTGATACGGCGATGGTAAAATCACTCCAAAAGGATCTGAATTCCA
Protein-coding regions in this window:
- the LOC123168962 gene encoding uncharacterized protein, which codes for MAAIATHVHHPPAALSRCGPPSNPFLRFAPSPSILLRSRAAATPPLAPIGARSNNDDPISYPEPRKTSLGLSPLLVAVAAAATPQAALALSGGSCGGCDDSSSSSSSSSSSSSSSSCDDSTTDSIDWSSTSFSSKPKKKEGAEATHESVGTPAAPPFGLSSDQWFWGTFALGSAGVVALFVALQKLLGEKTAVVKLQVALRDTAMVKSLQKDLNSIAERVEGSNRWWYKFILTETMYSLRRHQHCCISSCLSVVTTNIEGSWKEHFDRISAEERSKFDEETLSNSNGVKQKKTYSMKTDGSRNEYIVVTILVAANGTINLPVAIKSPADLEEVVARLNSTPASELRGVRVMWTPQDADDVLSEERMRKDYPYLKPIA